In one window of Pieris brassicae chromosome 10, ilPieBrab1.1, whole genome shotgun sequence DNA:
- the LOC123715359 gene encoding nucleolar GTP-binding protein 2 gives MGKVRSAPGAPRKEGFNKSGHSMNPERPTEGLKGVGKPRTKGTIKRLQMYRNFKAKRDKTGKILTPAPFQGWLPSGTQARVEPNQKWFGNSRVISQNALQKFQDEFGAAVKNPYQVVMKPTNLPITLLNEKAKHARVHLLDTEGFDKTFGPKKQRKRVNLKFSDLQTLSQAIEENAEKYDESKDVDRVREDTGIKDGQREWIFGAGMSRRIWNELYKVIDSSDVLLQVLDARDPIGTRSPYVEKFLREEKPHKHLIFILNKVDLVPNWVTQRWVAILSAEYPTLAFHASMTHPFGKGSLINLLRQFAKLHIDKKQISVGLIGYPNVGKSSVINTLRAKKVCKVAPIAGETKVWQYITLMRKIYLIDCPGIVYPSAETDTEKVLKGVVRVELVQNPEDYIEDVVKRVRKEYMVKTYKVDGWETSTEFLEKLAARTGKLLKKGEPDISSVAKMVLNDWQRGKLPFYVAPEGFEVPLPKLNKEVDNEVKETDTTEKEEEKTSDEPNTEVNDVAETQVLTVNKLVIAQDFAKIRVGLQFDNEDDVKPLDDVEIPEELKGIDEQNNTGDVDKSNIDDSLNDDNPANNDANDSDSDISSFYSNEEIECSDVEDYLTHDAETVKEIKKQKIQAASGTFTIEEIPPSGRKRKANDEKEAKAKMTAKQRRALERAQKRTKTGSNFYEVSNMSSESESDDDYVPVEQEKLSEEESADEETEQQYDNEVETIKKKRKRAAPCKGNKRSKVRGQKSDDETTVLETNIAKPEEEKKREEDLWAQFLEGTDSKPKSKTEEIVTQPEKVVQKDSIESKKSETSSSQSDKEREKRIFEFAGETIVVENNVIKERVKTAEKPASVLNDSPAPKARSAGGLSSIVGQLNKKNKLSTLEKSKLDWNTYKREEGIEEEITSHNKGKSGYLDRQDFLSRADVRQYEIERDLRMSRRSNR, from the exons ATGGGTAAAGTGCGGTCTGCACCGGGAGCGCCCCGGAAAGAGGGATTTAACAAGTCTGGGCATTCCATGAATCCTGAACGGCCCACCGAAGGCTTAAAAGGTGTTGGAAAACCACGTACAAAAGGTACTATTAAAAGGCTTCAAATGTATAGAAATTTTAAAGCTAAGAGGGACAAAACAGGAAAGATATTGACCCCGGCGCCGTTCCAAGGCTGGTTACCTTCAGGCACACAAGCTCGAGTTGAACCTAATCAGAAATGGTTTGGGAATTCCAGAGTTATTTCACAGAATGCATTACAAAAGTTTCAAGATGAATTTGGGGCAGCAGTTAAAAATCCCTATCAGGTTGTTATGAAACCTACAAATTTGCccataactttattaaacgaGAAAGCTAAACATGCTCGAGTACATTTACTAGACACAGAAGGGTTTGATAAAACATTTGGaccaaaaaaacaaagaaaacgtGTAAATCTTAAATTTAGTGATTTACAAACTCTTTCTCAAGCAATTGAAGAAAATGCAGAAAAGTATGATGAAAGTAAAGATGTTGACAGAGTTCGTGAAGACACTGGCATAAAGGATGGTCAGAGGGAATGGATTTTTGGTGCTGGAATGAGTAGACGGATTTGGAATGAACTATATAAAGTTATTGATTCCTCAGATGTATTATTGCAAGTGCTTGATGCTCGTGATCCTATAGGTACAAGAAGCCCATACGTGGAAAAGTTCCTTCGAGAAGAGAAGCCACATAAAcaccttatatttattttaaacaaggtAGATTTAGTACCTAATTGGGTAACTCAAAGGTGGGTAGCTATATTAAGTGCAGAGTATCCTACATTAGCCTTTCATGCATCTATGACACATCCATTTGGTAAAGGGtcacttataaatttattgcgTCAATTTGCCAAGTTGCATATTGATAAGAAACAAATAAGTGTAGGACTTATTGGTTATCCCAATGTTGGTAAATCATCTGTGATCAATACATTAAGAGCAAAGAAAGTGTGCAAAGTTGCTCCTATTGCTGGAGAAACCAAAGTCTGGCAATATATTACATTGATGAGGAAGATATATTTGATTGATTGTCCTGGTATTGTTTATCCTTCAGCTGAAACTGACACTGAGAAGGTTTTAAAAGGTGTGGTTAGAGTTGAATTAGTTCAAAATCCTGAAGATTACATTGAAGATGTTGTTAAAAGAGTACGTAAAGAATACATGGTCAAAACCTATAAAGTTGATGGTTGGGAAACATCAACAGAATTCTTAGAAAAACTTGCTGCAAGAACTggaaaactattaaaaaaaggtgAACCTGATATTAGCTCAGTCGCTAAAATGGTACTTAATGATTGGCAAAGAGGAAAGCTACCATTTTATGTCGCACCTGAAGGATTTGAAGTGCCTCTACCAAAACTTAATAAAGAAGTTGACAATGAAGTTAAAGAGACTGATACTACAGAAAAAGAAGAAGAGAAAACTAGCGATGAACCGAATACAGAAGTGAATGATGTTGCAGAAACACAGGTTTTAACAGTTAATAAACTAGTAATTGCTCAAGATTTTGCAAAGATTAGAGTTGGTTTACAATTTGACAATGAAGATGATGTTAAACCATTAGATGATGTGGAGATTCCCGAAGAGCTTAAGGGCATTGATGAACAAAACAATACTGGAGATGTTGATAAAAGCAATATTGACGACTCATTAAATGATGATAATCCTGCCAATAATGATGCAAATGATAGTGACTCAGATATTAGCAGTTTCTATAGTAATGAGGAAATAGAATGTAGTGATGTTGAGGACTACCTGACACATGATGCAGAAACtgttaaagaaataaagaaacaGAAGATCCAGGCTGCTAGTGGTACATTTACTATTGAAGAAATTCCCCCAAGTGGAAGGAAACGCAAGGCTAATGATGAAAAAGAAGCTAAGGCTAAAATGACAGCAAAACAAAGAAGAGCTTTAGAGAGAGCTCAGAAGCGTACTAAAACAGGAAGCAACTTCTATGAAGTATCTAAT atgtcATCTGAAAGTGAAAGTGATGATGACTACGTACCAGTAGAACAAGAAAAACTATCAGAAGAGGAATCAGCCGATGAGGAGACAGAACAACAATATGACAATGAAGTTGAAACAATTAAGAAAAAGCGGAAACGTGCAGCACCATGTAAAGGAAATAAGAGATCAAAAGTAAGGGGACAAAAGAGTGACGATGAAACTACTGTACTTGAAACTAATATTGCTAAGCCTGAAGAAGAGAAGAAAAGAGAAGAAGATCTATGGGCGCAGTTTCTAGAAGGTACAGACTCTAAACCAAAATCTAAAACCGAAGAAATTGTTACCCAGCCAGAAAAAGTTGTTCAAAAAGATAGTATAGAGAGCAAAAAAAGTGAAACATCCAGTTCTCAATCGGATAAAGAACGGGAAAAGCGAATTTTTGAATTTGCAGGCGAAACAATTGTAGtcgaaaataatgtaataaaggaAAGGGTAAAGACAGCAGAGAAACCAGCTTCAG taTTGAACGACAGTCCAGCCCCCAAAGCGAGAAGTGCAGGTGGTCTCTCCAGTATTGTTGGAcaactgaataaaaaaaacaaactctCTACTCTGGAAAAGTCCAAATTAGATTGGAATACTTATAAGAGAGAGGAGGGAATCGAAGAGGAAATCACAAGTCACAATAAAGGAAAATCTGG ATACTTGGATCGACAAGACTTCTTAAGCAGAGCAGATGTTAGACAGTATGAGATTGAACGGGACTTGCGCATGAGTCGACGCAGTAACCGATAA
- the LOC123714865 gene encoding transmembrane protein 170A: MYDMLSEFRVSEFDSFVDILRLTPIDPLDTFGEMWYPVFLWSLCSSVFVHTCAALVAFGTLRKHKYGKFFPVLLIVMGVMSPVTSGVASSAAIAFIYRAANLTMPPIHAMIWGIGQTILGAGIGFTRILATL, translated from the coding sequence ATGTATGACATGTTGTCGGAATTCAGAGTATCAGAATTCGATTCATTTGTGGATATATTAAGATTGACTCCAATTGACCCTTTAGATACTTTTGGTGAGATGTGGTATCCTGTGTTTCTTTGGTCCTTGTGCTCCTCTGTTTTTGTCCACACGTGTGCCGCGTTAGTTGCGTTCggaacattaagaaaacataaatatgGAAAATTCTTCCCTGTGCTTCTAATAGTGATGGGAGTAATGAGCCCGGTTACCTCAGGGGTTGCAAGTAGTGCAGCTATTGCCTTTATCTACAGGGCAGCTAATTTAACTATGCCACCAATACATGCAATGATTTGGGGAATTGGACAGACAATTTTAGGGGCAGGAATTGGTTTCACTAGAATATTAGCTACATTGTAG